The Clostridium sp. AWRP genome has a window encoding:
- a CDS encoding protein-glutamate O-methyltransferase CheR: protein MDMAYFKQWVLREFSINLAAYKPNQLHRRINSLMSRVGAKSIDEYIELLKRDEEQRQKFLDFITINVSEFFRNPDIFEELKVRLKEELLPKNSPLKIWSAACSIGAEPYSVAMYLDELSHGVRHTIIATDIDNTIIERAKKGEYVLSEVKNVKKEYLDKYFTIKDDKYIISPIIKNLITFKKHDLILQNYESNFDLIICRNVVIYFNQDVKDKIYEKFSKSLKKGGLLFVGATESIYNYRDYGFEKASTFIYRKL from the coding sequence ATGGATATGGCTTATTTTAAGCAGTGGGTTTTGAGAGAATTCAGTATAAACTTAGCTGCATATAAACCAAACCAGTTACATAGGAGAATAAACAGCTTGATGTCCAGAGTAGGAGCCAAAAGTATAGATGAATATATAGAACTCTTAAAAAGGGACGAAGAGCAAAGACAGAAGTTTTTAGACTTTATAACTATAAATGTATCTGAGTTTTTTAGAAATCCGGATATATTTGAGGAATTAAAAGTTAGATTAAAGGAAGAATTACTTCCTAAAAATAGTCCTTTGAAAATATGGAGTGCAGCTTGCTCAATTGGGGCTGAACCTTATTCAGTGGCTATGTATTTAGATGAATTGTCCCATGGAGTTAGACATACCATAATTGCAACAGATATAGATAATACTATAATTGAAAGAGCTAAAAAAGGAGAATATGTTTTATCAGAAGTAAAGAATGTAAAAAAAGAATATTTAGATAAGTATTTTACAATAAAGGACGATAAATATATTATAAGCCCTATAATAAAAAATTTAATCACATTTAAAAAGCATGATTTAATACTTCAAAATTATGAAAGTAACTTTGATTTAATAATATGCAGAAATGTGGTAATATATTTTAATCAAGATGTAAAAGATAAAATATATGAAAAGTTTAGCAAGTCGCTTAAAAAAGGAGGACTACTATTTGTCGGGGCCACTGAAAGCATATACAATTATAGAGATTATGGCTTTGAGAAGGCTTCTACCTTTATATATAGAAAGCTATAA
- a CDS encoding chemotaxis protein CheW, translated as MDGKEIKVLIFSINGEYYATDIMEVERILGYEETTKLPDSPNFVEGVINYEGNILPIISLSKKFGFASAEESNEAKIIVTKQDGNKIGIIVDVVSEVTDVNTADIEEAPDIASQISKRYIKGLIKIKDKIIIFLNLDKILTEEEKELI; from the coding sequence ATGGATGGCAAAGAAATAAAAGTATTGATATTTAGTATAAATGGTGAGTACTATGCTACAGATATTATGGAAGTAGAGAGAATTTTGGGTTATGAAGAGACTACGAAGCTGCCGGATTCTCCTAACTTTGTAGAGGGAGTCATAAATTATGAAGGAAATATACTCCCTATAATATCCTTAAGTAAGAAATTTGGTTTTGCTTCAGCTGAGGAAAGTAATGAGGCTAAGATAATAGTTACAAAACAGGATGGAAATAAAATAGGAATAATAGTTGATGTTGTATCTGAAGTAACGGATGTAAATACTGCAGATATAGAAGAGGCGCCTGATATAGCATCTCAAATATCAAAAAGATATATAAAAGGACTTATTAAAATAAAGGACAAAATAATAATATTCTTAAATCTTGATAAAATACTTACGGAGGAAGAAAAGGAACTCATATAA
- a CDS encoding DUF1292 domain-containing protein — translation MDKENLNECNCGCTSKEENCGCTETHEHEHDCGCGCGCEDSDPLIVDLEDENGNIVSCEIVDGFEYKEGKYAVVENHENGSTYLFKVENEGELVIPEDNEFDEVSKYYEKLMEEE, via the coding sequence ATGGATAAAGAAAATTTAAATGAATGCAACTGCGGTTGTACTAGCAAAGAAGAAAATTGTGGCTGCACAGAAACACACGAACATGAACATGACTGCGGCTGTGGATGCGGCTGTGAAGATTCCGATCCTTTAATAGTAGATTTAGAGGATGAAAATGGAAATATAGTTTCCTGCGAAATAGTTGACGGTTTTGAATATAAAGAAGGAAAATATGCCGTAGTTGAGAATCATGAGAATGGTTCCACTTATTTATTTAAAGTAGAAAATGAAGGTGAACTTGTTATTCCAGAAGATAACGAATTTGACGAAGTTTCAAAGTACTACGAGAAATTAATGGAAGAAGAATAA
- a CDS encoding chemotaxis protein CheD: MDIKEIRVGIADMNTASSPDRIITIGLGSCVGIALYDKEKCIGGLAHIMLPDSTQFTNTKNPMKFADLAIPILIKKLEALGVNKRNLKAKIAGGASMFNFSDKSVVMNIGSRNGEAVKSILRENSISILAEDLGGNKGRTMIFDTNDGGVKIKTVGIGIKEI, from the coding sequence ATGGATATAAAAGAGATAAGAGTGGGAATAGCAGACATGAATACTGCAAGTTCTCCTGATAGAATTATAACCATTGGTTTGGGTTCCTGTGTAGGTATAGCTTTATATGATAAAGAAAAATGTATAGGTGGGTTGGCACATATAATGCTGCCGGACAGCACCCAATTTACAAATACAAAAAATCCAATGAAATTTGCAGATTTAGCTATTCCTATTTTGATAAAAAAATTAGAAGCCTTAGGTGTAAATAAAAGAAATTTGAAGGCTAAAATAGCAGGTGGGGCTTCTATGTTTAATTTCTCAGATAAAAGTGTAGTTATGAATATAGGAAGTAGGAATGGGGAAGCTGTAAAAAGTATATTAAGAGAAAATTCTATTTCAATATTAGCAGAAGATCTAGGAGGCAATAAAGGCAGAACTATGATATTTGATACCAATGATGGAGGTGTCAAGATAAAGACAGTAGGAATTGGGATAAAGGAAATTTAA
- a CDS encoding chemotaxis response regulator protein-glutamate methylesterase yields the protein MGKIKVLVVDDSALMRKIISDMIGEDEAIKVVGTARNGKDLLEKLSLNFTKNNMPDVITLDVEMPKMDGITALGELKKSNINIPVIVLSSVSKEGKQRTMECLDMGAFDFLPKPSGTISLDINKVKNELIKKIKEAYLANTVKLNKAQDKAQENIQLSISKNQKVSTLNATSSNVDGKIKRDINAVVIGASTGGPKALYSVITQFPQNMGVPVFVVQHMPAGFTKAFADRLDSNSKIKVLEAEDGMNVEKDTVYVAPGGFHMEVWRDKRIHLNKEPAIWGVRPAVDKLFISASKVYGENIISAVLTGMGRDGAQGTVEIKENGGITLSEDESTCTIYGMPKAAYATGKVDLVLPIDKIANEIVKIIKFGGR from the coding sequence TTGGGAAAAATTAAGGTTTTAGTAGTAGATGATTCTGCATTAATGAGAAAAATTATTTCGGACATGATAGGCGAAGATGAAGCTATAAAGGTTGTAGGGACTGCTAGAAATGGAAAGGATCTTTTAGAGAAACTATCGTTAAATTTTACTAAAAACAATATGCCTGATGTAATAACTTTAGATGTAGAGATGCCAAAGATGGATGGAATAACAGCACTAGGAGAATTGAAGAAAAGTAATATTAATATACCTGTAATAGTTTTAAGCAGTGTCTCCAAGGAAGGAAAACAGCGTACTATGGAATGTCTTGATATGGGTGCTTTTGATTTTTTACCTAAGCCTTCAGGTACGATATCTTTGGATATAAATAAAGTTAAAAATGAGCTTATAAAGAAGATAAAAGAAGCCTACCTGGCAAATACGGTTAAACTAAATAAAGCACAAGATAAAGCACAAGAAAATATACAACTGTCTATATCAAAAAATCAAAAAGTTTCCACATTAAATGCCACAAGTTCAAATGTAGATGGAAAAATTAAAAGAGATATAAATGCAGTGGTGATAGGGGCATCTACTGGAGGGCCTAAAGCACTTTATTCAGTTATAACACAATTTCCTCAAAACATGGGAGTGCCGGTATTTGTGGTACAGCATATGCCTGCAGGATTTACTAAGGCCTTTGCAGATAGATTGGATTCTAATTCAAAAATAAAAGTATTAGAAGCAGAGGATGGTATGAATGTTGAAAAGGATACTGTTTATGTAGCACCTGGTGGATTTCATATGGAAGTATGGAGAGATAAGAGAATACATTTGAACAAAGAACCTGCCATTTGGGGAGTAAGGCCTGCAGTGGATAAGCTATTTATATCTGCATCAAAAGTATATGGAGAAAATATTATAAGTGCAGTTTTGACAGGTATGGGAAGAGATGGAGCACAGGGAACTGTAGAGATAAAGGAAAATGGAGGAATTACACTTTCTGAAGATGAGTCAACCTGTACTATTTATGGTATGCCTAAAGCAGCTTATGCCACAGGAAAAGTGGATTTAGTTTTACCAATAGACAAAATAGCAAATGAAATAGTAAAAATAATAAAGTTTGGTGGGAGGTAG
- a CDS encoding flagellar assembly protein A has translation MKELFHGTSLEECLESASCKLNIPKDKLQYKVVKKSKLLFRKKVIIEVSFGEEDQSNVNSVTEKEIVKTNEKDGTIKLENGKIIVKDPIEDGKPAVMYRGHNISIFVDGVEVKDKCEVFSKNKIEVVFEENEPKRQMNIYLSDDRMKAYAEVKYTTKNVYKLKDKDESHKVNFEGEIIQSIKPPMYTVNEIKNELSNNKVVYGIMEENLKEAVNGDKKLVVACGKEAVNGKDDFLENKFQTSVVLKEDTVGNIDFKSIGTINVVKKGDIIAVKHNGTLGKDGFDVTGKVLKYKPIKQIKVKVGNGCILKDENTVEASIDGKPSIKSNIYYVHQVHEINGDVDISTGNINFIGDVIIHGNVKEGMKVECGSDLIVDKEVERASLNVKGDVIIGQTVVSSQICGGGDSVKKIKAVEHLSKFNKNMEQLVGALKEIKDYNLLGKSKKDGEIIKILLESKFKGLIKLGINVIADLNVESDDYQEDKIVKFIKTKLIGMGPISIKSCSELNELMKIVENKIKELKNTTALPVKVVLSYCQDSNIQSSGDIIIKGRGEYVSQITANGSIEFLQEKSVARGGTLKAENEIKCKIVGSEAGVSTKLQVESKDGNIWADVAYHNTVFKIENKEIILDSPSKDVHVYLKEGDIVVDKFVL, from the coding sequence ATGAAAGAATTGTTTCATGGTACTTCACTAGAGGAATGTTTAGAATCTGCCAGCTGTAAACTAAATATACCAAAAGACAAGTTACAATATAAGGTTGTTAAGAAAAGCAAATTGCTTTTTAGAAAAAAAGTAATAATAGAAGTATCTTTTGGCGAAGAAGACCAGAGCAATGTAAATTCTGTTACAGAGAAGGAAATTGTAAAAACAAATGAAAAAGATGGAACCATAAAATTAGAAAATGGGAAAATAATTGTAAAGGATCCTATTGAAGATGGGAAACCTGCGGTAATGTATAGGGGACATAATATATCTATTTTTGTAGATGGAGTTGAAGTTAAGGACAAATGTGAAGTATTTAGCAAAAATAAAATAGAAGTAGTTTTTGAGGAAAATGAACCAAAAAGACAGATGAATATATATCTATCTGATGACAGGATGAAAGCATATGCTGAAGTTAAATATACAACTAAAAACGTTTACAAGTTGAAAGACAAAGATGAAAGTCATAAAGTGAATTTTGAAGGAGAAATAATTCAATCAATAAAGCCTCCTATGTATACAGTAAATGAAATTAAGAACGAATTATCTAATAATAAAGTGGTTTATGGTATAATGGAAGAAAATTTAAAAGAAGCTGTAAACGGTGATAAAAAACTTGTAGTAGCTTGTGGAAAAGAAGCTGTAAACGGTAAAGATGATTTTCTAGAGAATAAGTTTCAAACCTCGGTAGTTTTAAAAGAAGATACAGTGGGAAATATAGACTTTAAAAGTATAGGTACCATAAATGTTGTAAAAAAGGGAGATATAATTGCAGTAAAGCATAATGGCACTTTAGGTAAAGATGGATTTGATGTTACTGGAAAGGTTTTGAAATACAAACCAATAAAACAAATTAAAGTAAAGGTTGGAAATGGATGTATACTTAAAGATGAAAATACTGTTGAAGCATCAATAGATGGTAAACCCTCCATAAAAAGTAACATTTATTATGTTCATCAGGTACATGAGATTAATGGAGATGTGGATATAAGTACTGGAAATATAAATTTTATTGGAGATGTAATTATACATGGAAATGTAAAAGAAGGCATGAAAGTAGAATGTGGCAGCGACCTTATTGTGGATAAAGAGGTAGAAAGGGCCAGTTTAAATGTAAAAGGAGATGTAATTATAGGACAAACTGTTGTTAGTTCTCAAATATGTGGTGGTGGTGACAGCGTAAAGAAAATTAAGGCTGTGGAACACCTGAGCAAATTTAATAAGAATATGGAACAGTTAGTGGGGGCTTTAAAAGAGATAAAAGACTATAACCTGCTTGGTAAAAGTAAAAAGGATGGGGAAATAATAAAGATATTATTAGAAAGTAAATTTAAAGGACTTATTAAGCTGGGCATAAATGTAATTGCAGACTTGAATGTTGAAAGTGATGATTATCAAGAGGATAAAATTGTAAAATTTATCAAAACCAAACTTATAGGAATGGGACCCATAAGTATTAAAAGTTGTTCTGAGTTAAATGAATTAATGAAAATTGTTGAAAATAAAATAAAGGAACTAAAAAACACAACTGCACTTCCTGTGAAAGTGGTTTTATCTTACTGTCAGGACTCCAATATACAGAGTTCTGGTGATATAATAATAAAAGGAAGAGGAGAATATGTGTCACAAATTACTGCCAATGGTTCCATTGAATTTTTGCAAGAAAAGAGTGTGGCAAGAGGGGGAACACTGAAAGCTGAAAATGAAATAAAGTGTAAAATTGTAGGAAGTGAGGCAGGGGTTTCTACGAAGCTTCAAGTAGAAAGTAAAGATGGAAATATATGGGCAGATGTGGCTTATCACAATACAGTATTTAAAATTGAAAACAAAGAAATTATTCTAGATTCTCCAAGTAAAGATGTACATGTATATTTGAAGGAAGGGGATATAGTAGTTGACAAATTTGTTCTATAA
- a CDS encoding HAD-IB family hydrolase, producing MERLAIFDVDFTLTNSETLMEFYIFMVKKRPRLIVYAPFSIMSALLFVLKIFSAKKAKENFIAFINGISEKDMELLTKEFYEKRLSKIFYKDALYTLKKFKNNGCKIYLISASAEFYLKELYKIEEVDKIIGTRFEIVNGKHTRKILGQNCKGEEKVARLMESLKKDNIEVDFKNSYMFSDSLSDLPLFKLVGNPYLINYTRKDNQGIEVLRWK from the coding sequence TTGGAAAGACTCGCAATATTCGACGTAGACTTTACTCTAACAAATAGTGAAACTTTAATGGAATTTTACATATTTATGGTAAAAAAACGTCCTAGGCTCATAGTATATGCACCTTTTAGCATTATGTCTGCCCTTTTATTTGTATTGAAGATTTTTAGTGCTAAAAAAGCCAAAGAAAACTTTATTGCATTTATAAATGGAATAAGTGAAAAGGATATGGAACTTTTGACAAAAGAATTTTACGAAAAAAGATTGAGTAAAATATTTTATAAAGATGCATTGTATACCTTGAAAAAATTTAAAAATAATGGCTGCAAAATATATCTAATATCTGCTTCTGCAGAATTTTATTTAAAAGAACTCTATAAAATAGAGGAAGTTGATAAAATAATAGGTACACGATTTGAAATTGTAAATGGAAAACACACTAGAAAAATCCTAGGACAAAACTGCAAAGGAGAAGAAAAAGTAGCAAGACTTATGGAATCTTTAAAAAAAGACAACATAGAAGTTGACTTTAAAAATTCTTATATGTTCTCAGATTCACTATCTGATTTGCCCCTCTTTAAATTGGTAGGTAATCCTTATCTTATAAATTACACAAGAAAAGATAACCAAGGAATTGAAGTTTTAAGGTGGAAATGA
- a CDS encoding chemotaxis protein CheA, whose protein sequence is MDTSQYMSMFLEESMDNLQTLNESLLQLEQEPDNIDKVNEIFRVAHTIKGMAATMGFNEVAELTHKMEDVLSEFRDGQLKVNQDVVTVLFKCLDTLEQMIKNIEDGVDEETPIQGIIEELESISGQKDGSEAKKPEKEDNVQEQNAAVESKGKDSMVELNEYDINVVKQAEDKEFNAYEIKIKLSESTLLKSARAFLIFKDLEAVGEIIKSIPSTEDIENENFEFEICLVLLTKSTSEDVHKLLMNISEVEEVIVEDVDIQTEKAKIMESDSTKKEEEVKAKAEKKAATEVVKPKPAAITKNKSKNPPKKEPHKKMHQSVRVDLERLDKFMNMVSELVINRTRMEQISSSYKLNELNEVLEQVARTTSDLQDLVMKIRMLPLDTVFNRFPRMIRDLSVELDKDMELIIEGADTELDRTVIDEIGEPLIHLLRNAADHGVESKEERIAKGKDPVGKIKLIAYQEGTKAVIKVEDDGSGIPVDKIREKAENAGINTEGMTEADIKNLIFMQGISSNTEVTDISGRGVGMDVVKTKISSLGGTVELVSEKDKGSSFIIRLPLTLQIIQVLLVGVGDETMAISLSYVDRVIDYKDDLVKMTNNKEVIIYNGNVIPLIRLYEKLSVEKSDNSKNYIVIVRVGEKTVGLMVDSLLGQREIVIKPLGKTLKNLKEYMGATILGNGLVTLILDVAALV, encoded by the coding sequence ATGGACACGTCGCAGTATATGTCTATGTTTCTAGAGGAATCAATGGATAACTTGCAAACACTTAATGAATCATTACTTCAGCTTGAGCAAGAACCAGATAACATAGATAAGGTAAATGAAATTTTTAGAGTAGCACATACAATAAAGGGAATGGCAGCTACTATGGGATTTAACGAAGTGGCTGAACTTACTCACAAAATGGAGGATGTACTATCTGAGTTTAGGGATGGACAGCTAAAAGTAAATCAAGATGTAGTTACAGTCTTATTTAAGTGCCTAGATACTCTTGAACAGATGATAAAAAATATAGAAGATGGGGTAGATGAAGAAACCCCTATTCAGGGTATCATTGAAGAATTGGAAAGTATATCTGGTCAAAAAGATGGTAGTGAGGCTAAGAAGCCTGAAAAAGAAGATAATGTTCAGGAACAAAATGCTGCAGTAGAATCTAAAGGTAAAGATTCTATGGTAGAATTGAATGAATATGATATAAATGTAGTTAAACAGGCTGAGGACAAAGAATTTAATGCTTATGAAATAAAAATTAAACTTAGTGAAAGTACTCTTTTGAAATCTGCAAGGGCATTTTTAATATTTAAGGATTTGGAAGCAGTAGGAGAAATAATAAAGTCTATTCCTAGTACAGAGGATATAGAAAATGAAAATTTTGAATTTGAAATATGCCTTGTTTTATTAACTAAAAGTACCTCAGAAGATGTCCATAAACTTTTAATGAACATATCTGAGGTAGAAGAAGTTATTGTGGAAGATGTGGACATCCAGACAGAAAAAGCAAAGATAATGGAATCAGATTCAACTAAAAAAGAAGAAGAGGTAAAAGCTAAAGCTGAAAAGAAAGCTGCCACGGAAGTAGTAAAGCCAAAACCAGCAGCAATAACCAAAAATAAAAGTAAAAATCCTCCTAAAAAGGAACCTCATAAAAAAATGCATCAGTCTGTAAGAGTTGATCTGGAAAGATTAGATAAATTTATGAACATGGTATCTGAATTGGTTATAAATAGGACAAGGATGGAGCAAATTAGCAGCAGCTATAAGTTAAACGAATTAAATGAAGTTTTAGAGCAGGTGGCAAGGACAACTTCAGATTTACAGGATTTAGTAATGAAGATAAGAATGCTGCCTCTTGATACTGTATTTAACAGATTTCCTAGGATGATAAGGGATTTATCCGTAGAACTTGATAAAGATATGGAACTTATAATTGAAGGAGCAGATACAGAACTTGACAGAACAGTAATAGATGAAATTGGAGAGCCTCTAATTCATTTGCTTAGAAATGCAGCAGATCATGGTGTGGAATCTAAGGAAGAAAGAATTGCAAAGGGAAAAGATCCTGTAGGTAAAATAAAACTTATTGCCTATCAGGAAGGAACTAAAGCCGTAATAAAAGTTGAAGACGATGGAAGTGGAATACCTGTAGATAAAATAAGGGAAAAAGCAGAAAATGCAGGTATAAATACTGAAGGAATGACAGAAGCTGACATAAAGAATCTAATATTTATGCAGGGAATAAGCAGCAATACTGAGGTAACAGATATATCAGGAAGAGGAGTTGGAATGGATGTAGTAAAGACAAAAATATCCTCTCTTGGTGGAACAGTAGAGCTTGTAAGTGAAAAAGACAAGGGATCATCTTTTATAATAAGACTTCCACTTACACTTCAGATAATTCAAGTACTTCTTGTAGGCGTAGGGGATGAAACCATGGCCATATCTTTAAGCTATGTAGACAGAGTTATAGATTATAAAGATGATTTAGTGAAGATGACTAATAATAAAGAAGTTATAATATATAATGGAAATGTAATACCTCTTATAAGACTTTATGAAAAACTTAGTGTTGAAAAATCAGACAACAGTAAAAATTATATAGTAATAGTTAGAGTAGGAGAAAAAACTGTAGGACTTATGGTAGATTCTTTACTTGGACAGAGGGAAATTGTTATAAAACCTCTTGGAAAAACACTGAAAAATTTGAAAGAATATATGGGAGCAACCATATTGGGAAATGGACTTGTAACTTTAATATTGGATGTTGCTGCCCTGGTATAA
- a CDS encoding aminotransferase class IV, producing MSKCIEKFFLYNNELKDKREFSESEFKQGKSIYEVIRIIDGKPLFLKLHLRRMENSARITNLRLWLNEKDIKNNILKLIKANEISMGNIKIIFNFYEKNTFLAYFLPYNYPSLEKYEVGVDTIFYHGERENPNAKVINNEFRTKVDSTIKEKKVFEAILVDNSGNITEGSKSNIFMIKGNTIVTAPLKNVLPGTTRKIVMDICSKMGFEVLEKDVSYKDVEKFDALFISGTSPKVLPIKKVENVKFDSSNNKVLLKIMKAYDKEVRDDIENFDRD from the coding sequence ATGAGCAAATGTATTGAAAAATTTTTTTTATATAATAATGAATTAAAAGATAAAAGGGAATTCAGTGAAAGTGAATTTAAGCAGGGAAAGTCTATATATGAGGTAATACGTATTATAGATGGAAAACCACTTTTTTTAAAGTTACATTTAAGACGTATGGAAAACTCAGCAAGAATAACTAATTTAAGATTATGGCTTAATGAAAAAGATATCAAAAATAATATATTAAAACTTATAAAGGCAAATGAAATTTCCATGGGTAATATAAAGATTATTTTTAATTTCTATGAAAAGAATACTTTTTTAGCTTATTTCTTACCTTATAATTATCCATCTCTAGAAAAGTATGAAGTAGGAGTAGACACTATCTTTTATCATGGAGAAAGAGAAAATCCAAATGCAAAAGTGATAAATAATGAGTTTAGAACTAAGGTGGATAGTACGATAAAAGAAAAGAAGGTGTTTGAAGCTATACTTGTTGATAATAGTGGAAATATTACAGAAGGAAGTAAGTCTAATATATTTATGATAAAAGGTAATACTATTGTAACTGCACCATTAAAAAATGTTCTTCCTGGAACTACGAGAAAGATTGTAATGGATATTTGCAGCAAAATGGGGTTTGAGGTGTTAGAGAAAGATGTAAGTTATAAAGATGTAGAAAAATTTGATGCACTGTTTATATCCGGTACATCGCCAAAAGTACTGCCTATAAAAAAAGTGGAAAACGTTAAATTTGATTCTTCAAATAATAAAGTACTGCTTAAAATTATGAAAGCATACGATAAAGAAGTAAGGGATGACATAGAAAATTTTGATAGGGATTAA